From one Felis catus isolate Fca126 chromosome E2, F.catus_Fca126_mat1.0, whole genome shotgun sequence genomic stretch:
- the TSNAXIP1 gene encoding translin-associated factor X-interacting protein 1 isoform X2, with the protein MLAVRLPEGHGLPEAAVLQLRDHFESCQFSIGGHLSPWPTYTSGQTILHNRKPCSYDYRKRAGSWQQQPLGTTKPRYLEQLENYLRKELLLLDLSTDSAQELRLQPYREIFEFFIEDFKTYKPLLSSIKNAYEVMLAHQREKIRALEPLKAKLVTVNEDCNERILAMRAEERYEISMLKKEKMNLLKLIDKKNEEKISLQSEVSKLRKNLAEEYLHYLSERDARKILIADLNELRYQREDMSLAQSPGIWGEDPVKLTLALKMTRQDLTRTQMELNTMKANFGDVVPRRDFEMQEKTNKDLQEQLDSLRGDYEEVCKEHEILLQLHMTTLKERDQFYSELQEIQRTSTPRPDWTKCEGVVAGGPDRWQMLAEGKNSDQLVDVLLEEIGEGLLREKDFFPGLGYGEAIPSFLRFDGTVENKKPTKKDVVNLLKDAWKERLVEEQKEKFPDFFFNFLENRFGPGDAMAWAYTIFENIKLFRSNEVMSQFYALLMGKRSESVYIKQKETVVQLLKEMTNADSQNEGLITMENLSTVLKSTFPFKREERIQQLMEAGGWHSNSSNADLLNYHSLFIEDEEGQSMPFVQKLWEQYMDEKDEYLQELKQELGLELHDKVTLPKVREALMNIDPGLDKQTLNSYLSQAFQLPVTELPEEGEEKEEGIVEQLQIALEQLQMIDLRRMGAREQEPAS; encoded by the exons ATGCTGGCTGTCCGGCTGCCCGAGGGTCATGGCCTCCCCGAAGCCGCGGTGCTCCAGCTTCGCGACCACTTCGAG TCCTGTCAGTTCTCCATTGGTGGCCACCTGTCCCCATGGCCCACATACACCAGTGGTCAGACCATTCTGCATAATCGAAAGCCCTGTTCATATGATTACCGGAAACGAGCAGG TAGTTGGCAGCAGCAGCCCCTGGGCACTACTAAGCCGAGATACCTGGAGCAGCTAGAGAACTACCTACGCAAGGAACTTCTCCTGCTGGACCTGAGCACAGATTCTGCCCAGGAGCTGAGGTTGCAG CCTTACAGAGAAATCTTTGAGTTCTTCATAGAGGACTTTAAAACGTACAAGCCATTGCTATCTTCCATCAAGAATGCGTATGAGGTGATGCTGG CCCACCAGAGGGAGAAGATTCGGGCTCTGGAGCCCTTGAAGGCCAAACTTGTCACTGTGAATGAGGACTGCAACGAGAGGATCCTGGCCATGCGGGCTGAGGAGAGATATGAAATCTCCATgctgaagaaagagaagatgaatTTGCTAAAACTCATTGACAAAAAGAACGAGGAGAAGATCTCATTGCAGAGCGAG GTGTCCAAACTGAGGAAGAATTTGGCTGAGGAGTACCTGCACTACCTCAGTGAGCGAGATGCCCGCAAGATCCTCATTGCAGACTTGAATGAGCTGCGGTACCAGCGGGAAGACATGTCACTAGCCCAGTCCCCAG GCATCTGGGGCGAGGACCCCGTTAAGTTAACACTGGCTCTGAAGATGACCCGGCAAGACCTGACCCGCACACAGATGGAACTCAACACCATGAAAGCCAACTTTGGAGATGTGGTGCCCAGGAGGGACTTTGAAATGCAGGAGAAGACCAACAAGGATCTGCAGGAGCAG CTGGACAGCCTGAGAGGTGACTATGAAGAGGTCTGCAAGGAGCACGAGATACTGCTACAGTTGCACATGACCACACTGAAGGAGCGGGACCAGTTTTATTCTGAGCTCCAGGAGATCCAGCGCACCTCTACACCACGGCCTGACTGGACCAAGTGTGAAG GTGTGGTGGCTGGGGGCCCAGATCGCTGGCAAATGCTGGCCGAGGGCAAAAACAGTGACCAGCTGGTGGATGTGCTCTTGGAGGAGATTGGCGAGGGCCTGCTCCGGGAGAAAGACTTCTTTCCTGGTCTG GGCTATGGGGAAGCCATCCCCTCTTTCCTTCGATTTGATGGCACTGTGGAGAACAAGAAGCCAACCAAGAAGGATGTGGTAAACCTACTCAAAGATGCCTGGAAGGAACGTCTTGTTGAGGAGCAG aaagagaaattcccagatttcttcttcaatttcctggaGAATCGCTTTGGACCTGGTGATGCCATGGCCTGGGCTTACaccatttttgaaaatatcaagcTCTTCCGTTCTAATGAGGTCATGAGCCAGTTCTATGCACTCTTGATGGGAAAG AGGAGCGAGAGTGTGTACATCAAGCAGAAGGAGACCGTAGTACAGTTGCTGAAGGAGATGACAAATGCTGACAGTCAGAACGAGGGGCTGATAACCATGGAAAACTTAAG CACTGTCCTTAAGAGCACCTTCCCCttcaagagggaagagagaatccagcAGCTGATGGAGGCAGGGGGCTGGCATTCCAACAGTAGCAATGCAGACTTGCTCAACTACCACTCATTGTTTATAGAG GATGAGGAGGGCCAGAGTATGCCCTTTGTGCAAAAGCTGTGGGAACAGTACATGGATGAAAAGGATGAGTACTTACAGGAGCTAAAGCAGGAGCTGGGCCTGGAACT CCATGATAAAGTAACCCTACCCAAGGTACGTGAAGCCCTGATGAACATTGATCCCGGCCTGGACAAACAGACCCTGAATAGCTATTTGAGCCAGGCCTTCCAGCTCCCCGTGACAGAACTGCCTGAGGAgggtgaagagaaggaagaaggcattGTGGAACAGCTCCAGATTGCCCTGGAACAGCTTCAGATGATTGACCTCAGGCGCATGGGGGCTCGAGAGCAGGAGCCTGCAAGCTAG
- the TSNAXIP1 gene encoding translin-associated factor X-interacting protein 1 isoform X4, translated as MLAVRLPEGHGLPEAAVLQLRDHFEVSKLRKNLAEEYLHYLSERDARKILIADLNELRYQREDMSLAQSPGIWGEDPVKLTLALKMTRQDLTRTQMELNTMKANFGDVVPRRDFEMQEKTNKDLQEQLDSLRGDYEEVCKEHEILLQLHMTTLKERDQFYSELQEIQRTSTPRPDWTKCEGVVAGGPDRWQMLAEGKNSDQLVDVLLEEIGEGLLREKDFFPGLGYGEAIPSFLRFDGTVENKKPTKKDVVNLLKDAWKERLVEEQKEKFPDFFFNFLENRFGPGDAMAWAYTIFENIKLFRSNEVMSQFYALLMGKRSESVYIKQKETVVQLLKEMTNADSQNEGLITMENLSTVLKSTFPFKREERIQQLMEAGGWHSNSSNADLLNYHSLFIEDEEGQSMPFVQKLWEQYMDEKDEYLQELKQELGLELHDKVTLPKVREALMNIDPGLDKQTLNSYLSQAFQLPVTELPEEGEEKEEGIVEQLQIALEQLQMIDLRRMGAREQEPAS; from the exons ATGCTGGCTGTCCGGCTGCCCGAGGGTCATGGCCTCCCCGAAGCCGCGGTGCTCCAGCTTCGCGACCACTTCGAG GTGTCCAAACTGAGGAAGAATTTGGCTGAGGAGTACCTGCACTACCTCAGTGAGCGAGATGCCCGCAAGATCCTCATTGCAGACTTGAATGAGCTGCGGTACCAGCGGGAAGACATGTCACTAGCCCAGTCCCCAG GCATCTGGGGCGAGGACCCCGTTAAGTTAACACTGGCTCTGAAGATGACCCGGCAAGACCTGACCCGCACACAGATGGAACTCAACACCATGAAAGCCAACTTTGGAGATGTGGTGCCCAGGAGGGACTTTGAAATGCAGGAGAAGACCAACAAGGATCTGCAGGAGCAG CTGGACAGCCTGAGAGGTGACTATGAAGAGGTCTGCAAGGAGCACGAGATACTGCTACAGTTGCACATGACCACACTGAAGGAGCGGGACCAGTTTTATTCTGAGCTCCAGGAGATCCAGCGCACCTCTACACCACGGCCTGACTGGACCAAGTGTGAAG GTGTGGTGGCTGGGGGCCCAGATCGCTGGCAAATGCTGGCCGAGGGCAAAAACAGTGACCAGCTGGTGGATGTGCTCTTGGAGGAGATTGGCGAGGGCCTGCTCCGGGAGAAAGACTTCTTTCCTGGTCTG GGCTATGGGGAAGCCATCCCCTCTTTCCTTCGATTTGATGGCACTGTGGAGAACAAGAAGCCAACCAAGAAGGATGTGGTAAACCTACTCAAAGATGCCTGGAAGGAACGTCTTGTTGAGGAGCAG aaagagaaattcccagatttcttcttcaatttcctggaGAATCGCTTTGGACCTGGTGATGCCATGGCCTGGGCTTACaccatttttgaaaatatcaagcTCTTCCGTTCTAATGAGGTCATGAGCCAGTTCTATGCACTCTTGATGGGAAAG AGGAGCGAGAGTGTGTACATCAAGCAGAAGGAGACCGTAGTACAGTTGCTGAAGGAGATGACAAATGCTGACAGTCAGAACGAGGGGCTGATAACCATGGAAAACTTAAG CACTGTCCTTAAGAGCACCTTCCCCttcaagagggaagagagaatccagcAGCTGATGGAGGCAGGGGGCTGGCATTCCAACAGTAGCAATGCAGACTTGCTCAACTACCACTCATTGTTTATAGAG GATGAGGAGGGCCAGAGTATGCCCTTTGTGCAAAAGCTGTGGGAACAGTACATGGATGAAAAGGATGAGTACTTACAGGAGCTAAAGCAGGAGCTGGGCCTGGAACT CCATGATAAAGTAACCCTACCCAAGGTACGTGAAGCCCTGATGAACATTGATCCCGGCCTGGACAAACAGACCCTGAATAGCTATTTGAGCCAGGCCTTCCAGCTCCCCGTGACAGAACTGCCTGAGGAgggtgaagagaaggaagaaggcattGTGGAACAGCTCCAGATTGCCCTGGAACAGCTTCAGATGATTGACCTCAGGCGCATGGGGGCTCGAGAGCAGGAGCCTGCAAGCTAG
- the TSNAXIP1 gene encoding translin-associated factor X-interacting protein 1 isoform X3, which translates to MASPKPRCSSFATTSRTHIQPSGVTVDDSYLIETKSSQNRKFSQRQKTLSCQFSIGGHLSPWPTYTSGQTILHNRKPCSYDYRKRAGSWQQQPLGTTKPRYLEQLENYLRKELLLLDLSTDSAQELRLQPYREIFEFFIEDFKTYKPLLSSIKNAYEVMLAHQREKIRALEPLKAKLVTVNEDCNERILAMRAEERYEISMLKKEKMNLLKLIDKKNEEKISLQSEVSKLRKNLAEEYLHYLSERDARKILIADLNELRYQREDMSLAQSPGIWGEDPVKLTLALKMTRQDLTRTQMELNTMKANFGDVVPRRDFEMQEKTNKDLQEQLDSLRGDYEEVCKEHEILLQLHMTTLKERDQFYSELQEIQRTSTPRPDWTKCEGVVAGGPDRWQMLAEGKNSDQLVDVLLEEIGEGLLREKDFFPGLGYGEAIPSFLRFDGTVENKKPTKKDVVNLLKDAWKERLVEEQKEKFPDFFFNFLENRFGPGDAMAWAYTIFENIKLFRSNEVMSQFYALLMGKRSESVYIKQKETVVQLLKEMTNADSQNEGLITMENLSTVLKSTFPFKREERIQQLMEAGGWHSNSSNADLLNYHSLFIEP; encoded by the exons ATGGCCTCCCCGAAGCCGCGGTGCTCCAGCTTCGCGACCACTTCGAG aaCACACATACAGCCTTCAGGAGTGACCGTAGATGACTCCTACCTCATAGAAACCAAGAGCTCCCAGAACCGAAAGTTTTCCCAGAGACAGAAGACGCTG TCCTGTCAGTTCTCCATTGGTGGCCACCTGTCCCCATGGCCCACATACACCAGTGGTCAGACCATTCTGCATAATCGAAAGCCCTGTTCATATGATTACCGGAAACGAGCAGG TAGTTGGCAGCAGCAGCCCCTGGGCACTACTAAGCCGAGATACCTGGAGCAGCTAGAGAACTACCTACGCAAGGAACTTCTCCTGCTGGACCTGAGCACAGATTCTGCCCAGGAGCTGAGGTTGCAG CCTTACAGAGAAATCTTTGAGTTCTTCATAGAGGACTTTAAAACGTACAAGCCATTGCTATCTTCCATCAAGAATGCGTATGAGGTGATGCTGG CCCACCAGAGGGAGAAGATTCGGGCTCTGGAGCCCTTGAAGGCCAAACTTGTCACTGTGAATGAGGACTGCAACGAGAGGATCCTGGCCATGCGGGCTGAGGAGAGATATGAAATCTCCATgctgaagaaagagaagatgaatTTGCTAAAACTCATTGACAAAAAGAACGAGGAGAAGATCTCATTGCAGAGCGAG GTGTCCAAACTGAGGAAGAATTTGGCTGAGGAGTACCTGCACTACCTCAGTGAGCGAGATGCCCGCAAGATCCTCATTGCAGACTTGAATGAGCTGCGGTACCAGCGGGAAGACATGTCACTAGCCCAGTCCCCAG GCATCTGGGGCGAGGACCCCGTTAAGTTAACACTGGCTCTGAAGATGACCCGGCAAGACCTGACCCGCACACAGATGGAACTCAACACCATGAAAGCCAACTTTGGAGATGTGGTGCCCAGGAGGGACTTTGAAATGCAGGAGAAGACCAACAAGGATCTGCAGGAGCAG CTGGACAGCCTGAGAGGTGACTATGAAGAGGTCTGCAAGGAGCACGAGATACTGCTACAGTTGCACATGACCACACTGAAGGAGCGGGACCAGTTTTATTCTGAGCTCCAGGAGATCCAGCGCACCTCTACACCACGGCCTGACTGGACCAAGTGTGAAG GTGTGGTGGCTGGGGGCCCAGATCGCTGGCAAATGCTGGCCGAGGGCAAAAACAGTGACCAGCTGGTGGATGTGCTCTTGGAGGAGATTGGCGAGGGCCTGCTCCGGGAGAAAGACTTCTTTCCTGGTCTG GGCTATGGGGAAGCCATCCCCTCTTTCCTTCGATTTGATGGCACTGTGGAGAACAAGAAGCCAACCAAGAAGGATGTGGTAAACCTACTCAAAGATGCCTGGAAGGAACGTCTTGTTGAGGAGCAG aaagagaaattcccagatttcttcttcaatttcctggaGAATCGCTTTGGACCTGGTGATGCCATGGCCTGGGCTTACaccatttttgaaaatatcaagcTCTTCCGTTCTAATGAGGTCATGAGCCAGTTCTATGCACTCTTGATGGGAAAG AGGAGCGAGAGTGTGTACATCAAGCAGAAGGAGACCGTAGTACAGTTGCTGAAGGAGATGACAAATGCTGACAGTCAGAACGAGGGGCTGATAACCATGGAAAACTTAAG CACTGTCCTTAAGAGCACCTTCCCCttcaagagggaagagagaatccagcAGCTGATGGAGGCAGGGGGCTGGCATTCCAACAGTAGCAATGCAGACTTGCTCAACTACCACTCATTGTTTATAGAG CCATGA
- the TSNAXIP1 gene encoding translin-associated factor X-interacting protein 1 isoform X1, producing MASPKPRCSSFATTSRTHIQPSGVTVDDSYLIETKSSQNRKFSQRQKTLSCQFSIGGHLSPWPTYTSGQTILHNRKPCSYDYRKRAGSWQQQPLGTTKPRYLEQLENYLRKELLLLDLSTDSAQELRLQPYREIFEFFIEDFKTYKPLLSSIKNAYEVMLAHQREKIRALEPLKAKLVTVNEDCNERILAMRAEERYEISMLKKEKMNLLKLIDKKNEEKISLQSEVSKLRKNLAEEYLHYLSERDARKILIADLNELRYQREDMSLAQSPGIWGEDPVKLTLALKMTRQDLTRTQMELNTMKANFGDVVPRRDFEMQEKTNKDLQEQLDSLRGDYEEVCKEHEILLQLHMTTLKERDQFYSELQEIQRTSTPRPDWTKCEGVVAGGPDRWQMLAEGKNSDQLVDVLLEEIGEGLLREKDFFPGLGYGEAIPSFLRFDGTVENKKPTKKDVVNLLKDAWKERLVEEQKEKFPDFFFNFLENRFGPGDAMAWAYTIFENIKLFRSNEVMSQFYALLMGKRSESVYIKQKETVVQLLKEMTNADSQNEGLITMENLSTVLKSTFPFKREERIQQLMEAGGWHSNSSNADLLNYHSLFIEDEEGQSMPFVQKLWEQYMDEKDEYLQELKQELGLELHDKVTLPKVREALMNIDPGLDKQTLNSYLSQAFQLPVTELPEEGEEKEEGIVEQLQIALEQLQMIDLRRMGAREQEPAS from the exons ATGGCCTCCCCGAAGCCGCGGTGCTCCAGCTTCGCGACCACTTCGAG aaCACACATACAGCCTTCAGGAGTGACCGTAGATGACTCCTACCTCATAGAAACCAAGAGCTCCCAGAACCGAAAGTTTTCCCAGAGACAGAAGACGCTG TCCTGTCAGTTCTCCATTGGTGGCCACCTGTCCCCATGGCCCACATACACCAGTGGTCAGACCATTCTGCATAATCGAAAGCCCTGTTCATATGATTACCGGAAACGAGCAGG TAGTTGGCAGCAGCAGCCCCTGGGCACTACTAAGCCGAGATACCTGGAGCAGCTAGAGAACTACCTACGCAAGGAACTTCTCCTGCTGGACCTGAGCACAGATTCTGCCCAGGAGCTGAGGTTGCAG CCTTACAGAGAAATCTTTGAGTTCTTCATAGAGGACTTTAAAACGTACAAGCCATTGCTATCTTCCATCAAGAATGCGTATGAGGTGATGCTGG CCCACCAGAGGGAGAAGATTCGGGCTCTGGAGCCCTTGAAGGCCAAACTTGTCACTGTGAATGAGGACTGCAACGAGAGGATCCTGGCCATGCGGGCTGAGGAGAGATATGAAATCTCCATgctgaagaaagagaagatgaatTTGCTAAAACTCATTGACAAAAAGAACGAGGAGAAGATCTCATTGCAGAGCGAG GTGTCCAAACTGAGGAAGAATTTGGCTGAGGAGTACCTGCACTACCTCAGTGAGCGAGATGCCCGCAAGATCCTCATTGCAGACTTGAATGAGCTGCGGTACCAGCGGGAAGACATGTCACTAGCCCAGTCCCCAG GCATCTGGGGCGAGGACCCCGTTAAGTTAACACTGGCTCTGAAGATGACCCGGCAAGACCTGACCCGCACACAGATGGAACTCAACACCATGAAAGCCAACTTTGGAGATGTGGTGCCCAGGAGGGACTTTGAAATGCAGGAGAAGACCAACAAGGATCTGCAGGAGCAG CTGGACAGCCTGAGAGGTGACTATGAAGAGGTCTGCAAGGAGCACGAGATACTGCTACAGTTGCACATGACCACACTGAAGGAGCGGGACCAGTTTTATTCTGAGCTCCAGGAGATCCAGCGCACCTCTACACCACGGCCTGACTGGACCAAGTGTGAAG GTGTGGTGGCTGGGGGCCCAGATCGCTGGCAAATGCTGGCCGAGGGCAAAAACAGTGACCAGCTGGTGGATGTGCTCTTGGAGGAGATTGGCGAGGGCCTGCTCCGGGAGAAAGACTTCTTTCCTGGTCTG GGCTATGGGGAAGCCATCCCCTCTTTCCTTCGATTTGATGGCACTGTGGAGAACAAGAAGCCAACCAAGAAGGATGTGGTAAACCTACTCAAAGATGCCTGGAAGGAACGTCTTGTTGAGGAGCAG aaagagaaattcccagatttcttcttcaatttcctggaGAATCGCTTTGGACCTGGTGATGCCATGGCCTGGGCTTACaccatttttgaaaatatcaagcTCTTCCGTTCTAATGAGGTCATGAGCCAGTTCTATGCACTCTTGATGGGAAAG AGGAGCGAGAGTGTGTACATCAAGCAGAAGGAGACCGTAGTACAGTTGCTGAAGGAGATGACAAATGCTGACAGTCAGAACGAGGGGCTGATAACCATGGAAAACTTAAG CACTGTCCTTAAGAGCACCTTCCCCttcaagagggaagagagaatccagcAGCTGATGGAGGCAGGGGGCTGGCATTCCAACAGTAGCAATGCAGACTTGCTCAACTACCACTCATTGTTTATAGAG GATGAGGAGGGCCAGAGTATGCCCTTTGTGCAAAAGCTGTGGGAACAGTACATGGATGAAAAGGATGAGTACTTACAGGAGCTAAAGCAGGAGCTGGGCCTGGAACT CCATGATAAAGTAACCCTACCCAAGGTACGTGAAGCCCTGATGAACATTGATCCCGGCCTGGACAAACAGACCCTGAATAGCTATTTGAGCCAGGCCTTCCAGCTCCCCGTGACAGAACTGCCTGAGGAgggtgaagagaaggaagaaggcattGTGGAACAGCTCCAGATTGCCCTGGAACAGCTTCAGATGATTGACCTCAGGCGCATGGGGGCTCGAGAGCAGGAGCCTGCAAGCTAG
- the CENPT gene encoding centromere protein T, which translates to MAEAMADSYSQDSEPTTRTLLRRVLDTADTRTPQRRRSAGIGAQKSLLETPSSRRLSSSTKTNARRRSQRARSIGRLAHVQTSGHLEEQTPRTLLKNILLTAPESSIMMPESVVKPVPTPQVVQSSRQESIRGSLELQLPELEPPTTLALGLLAPGRRKRKLRLSVFQQGIDQGLPLSQEPCGNTSASSLTSSLNLTFATPLQPQSVHRPGLARRPPTRRAVDVGAFLQDLQDTSLALASPGNSLRTPVATLPTDTVLEDTQPFSQPLVGHSPSVYHSLPCLSYTEAKDAEKAVSHRTQRSGPKLQNHSPVKPAQLLAGKSKKVDALAMSFPNTSSAIAGEDEVEPLQGGVGENAEERMEESLSVSEVKDTTGTQGSVRTDKSDRNETSEAVEAKEPEGSSGDENISGRTASPELASSTTEFLQARQLQFLESAPPPSTAILSSEPLEPLPTRLPPRARTLGPRPRQDPHKTGLNHYVKLFSFYAKMPMEKKALEMVEKCLDKYFQHLCDDLEVFAAHAGRKTVRPEDLELLMRRQGLVNDQVSLHVLVERHLPLEYRQLLIPCAFSGNTVFPAQ; encoded by the exons ATGGCTGAGGCAATGGCGGATAGCTACAGCCAGGACAGCGAGCCTACCACACGCACGTTGCTGCGACGCGTGCTGGATACCGCGGACACTCGCACCCCGCAGCGACGCCGAAGTGCTGGAATTGG TGCCCAGAAATCCCTACTTGAAACACCTTCCTCCAGGAGGTTGAGCAGCTCAACAAAGACGAATGCAAGGCGGCGTTCCCAAAGAGCCAGG TCTATTGGCAGATTGGCCCATGTTCAAACCAGTGGACACCTGGAGGAACAGACACCCCGGACTCTGCTGAAGAACATCCTTCTAACTG CCCCAGAATCTTCCATCATGATGCCAGAGTCAGTGGTCAAGCCAGTGCCAACACCGCAGGTGGTCCAATCCTCTAGACAGGAAAGCATTCGGGGCAG CCTGGAGCTGCAACTTCCTGAGCTTGAGCCCCCTACAACCCTGGCTCTAGGTCTGCTGGCTCCTGGCAGGAGGAAGCGGAAGCTGAGATTGTCAGTCTTTCAGCAAGGAATAGACCagggtctgcctctctcccaag AGCCTTGTGGGAATACCAGTGCCTCTTCTCTCACCAG ttcCCTCAACTTGACCTTTGCCACACCTCTTCAGCCACAGTCAGTGCACAGGCCTGGTTTGGCTCGCAGACCTCCCACCCGTCGAGCTGTAGATGTGGGTGCATTTTTGCAGGATTTGCAAGATACTTCCCTGGCCTTGGCTTCTCCAG GTAACAGCCTCAGAACCCCTGTTGCTACCCTGCCAACCGACACCGTGTTGGAGGACACTCAGCCCTTCTCCCAGCCCTTGGTTGGCCATTCCCCCAGTGTGTACCACtccctgccctgtctctcttACACTGAGGCTAAAGATGCTGAGAAGGCTGTCAGTCACAGGACACAGAGGAGTGGGCCTAAGCTGCAGAACCACA GTCCTGTAAAACCAGCCCAACTTCTGGCAGGAAAGTCAAAGAAGGTTGATGCCCTTGCTATGAGCTTCCCAAACACCAGCAGTGCTATCGCTGGAGAAGATGAAGTAGAGCCCTTACAGGGTGGAGTTGGTGAGAACGCAGAAGAGAGGATGGAGGAAAGTTTGAGTGTGAGTGAAGTGAAGGACACAACAGGAACACAAGGATCTGTTAGGACAGACAAGTCTGACAGAAATGAAACGTCAGAAGCTGTTGAGGCCAAGGAGCCAGAGGGATCTTCAGGAGATGAGAACATCTCTGGTAGGACAG CAAGTCCAGAATTGGCCTCCAGCACCACTGAGTTTCTTCAGGCCAGGCAACTTCAGTTTCTTGAGTCAGCCCCACCGCCTAGCACTGCCAT CTTATCCTCAGAGCCTCTGGAGCCTCTACCGACCAGGCTTCCTCCCAGGGCCAGAACCCTTGGCCCCAGGCCCCGTCAAGATCCCCACAAGACTGGACTGAACCACTATGTGAAACTCTTCAGCTTCTATGCTAAGATGCCCATGGAGAAGAAGGCTCTTGAAATGGTGGAGAAGTG CCTGGACAAGTATTTCCAGCATCTTTGTGACGACCTGGAGGTGTTTGCTGCTCATGCTGGCCGCAAGACTGTGAGACCAGAGGACCTGGAACTGCTGATGCGTCG GCAGGGCCTGGTCAACGACCAAGTCTCTTTGCATGTGCTTGTGGAGCGGCACCTGCCCCTGGAATACCGGCAGCTGCTCATCCCTTGTGCATTCAGTGGTAACACTGTCTTTCCTGCTCAGTAG
- the THAP11 gene encoding THAP domain-containing protein 11 encodes MPGFTCCVPGCYNNSHRDKALHFYTFPKDAELRRLWLKNVSRAGVSGCFSTFQPTTGHRLCSVHFQGGRKTYTVRVPTIFPLRGVNERKVARRPAGAAAARRRQQQQQQQQQQQQQQQQPPPQQQSSPSASTAQASQLQPNLVSASAAVLLTLQAAVDSSQAPGSVPPAPTTPTGEDVKPIDLTVQVEFAAAEGAAAAAAASELEAATAGLEAAECPMGPQLVVVGEEGFPDTGSDHSYSLSSGTTEEELLRKLNEQRDILALMEVKMKEMKGSIRHLRLTEAKLREELREKDRLLAMAVIRKKHGM; translated from the coding sequence ATGCCAGGCTTTACGTGCTGCGTGCCGGGCTGCTACAACAACTCACACCGGGACAAGGCGCTGCACTTCTACACGTTTCCCAAGGACGCTGAACTGCGGCGTCTCTGGCTCAAGAACGTGTCCCGCGCTGGCGTCAGTGGGTGCTTCTCCACCTTTCAGCCCACCACGGGCCACCGTCTCTGCAGCGTCCACTTCCAGGGCGGCCGCAAGACCTACACGGTGCGCGTCCCTACCATCTTCCCGCTGCGTGGCGTCAACGAGCGCAAAGTAGCACGCAGACCCGCCGGGGCTGCAGCCGCTCGCCGCaggcagcagcaacaacaacagcagcaacaacaacagcagcagcagcaacagccaCCGCCGCAGCAGCAGTCGTCGCCGTCAGCCTCCACTGCCCAGGCCTCCCAGCTGCAGCCGAACCTGGTGTCTGCCTCTGCTGCTGTGCTTCTCACCCTTCAGGCCGCTGTAGACAGCAGCCAGGCTCCGGGGTCCGTGCCCCCAGCTCCCACCACTCCCACAGGCGAAGACGTGAAACCCATCGACCTGACCGTGCAAGTGGAGTTCGCCGCCGCCGAGggcgcagccgccgccgccgccgcgtcgGAGCTAGAGGCTGCTACAGCAGGGCTGGAGGCCGCAGAGTGCCCTATGGGTCCCCAGTTGGTGGTGGTGGGTGAAGAGGGCTTCCCTGATACTGGCTCCGACCACTCATACTCGTTGTCGTCAGGCACCACGGAGGAGGAGCTCCTGCGCAAGCTGAACGAGCAGCGGGACATCCTGGCGCTGATGGAGGTGaagatgaaggaaatgaaaggcagCATCCGCCACCTGCGTCTCACTGAGGCCAAGCTACGAGAAGAACTCCGCGAGAAGGATCGGCTGCTGGCCATGGCTGTCATCCGAAAGAAGCACGGAATGTga